Proteins encoded by one window of Aphidius gifuensis isolate YNYX2018 linkage group LG2, ASM1490517v1, whole genome shotgun sequence:
- the LOC122848581 gene encoding glycerol-3-phosphate acyltransferase 3 isoform X2 yields the protein MALFMSVVSFACSLLLTPFLMFLLAIIFLASIGKSLGIRKLYIKILLALFEFGRQNIENVRREKAYLETNCESEDEGGGLSPTSDYPKSDLLKKQMLQQNGTARNVVIARSKDLILSPDPSSKENGNCKNVDKTDSITKDEEHTLHPQKSFETLQTVFDPAFCLDYIKAGVEAIIEDEVTSRFEAEELKNWNLLTRTNRQYEFISWKLTVIWMCGFFMRYCFLLPLRILICFVGVMYLMTATFVIGFLPRGRFRALVYDHAYRTSFRIMARSLSSIITIHNPQYKPKPGGLCTANHTTTFDVCILSTETTFSLIGQRHGGFLGILQRALARASPHIWFERSEVKDREAVTRRLKKHVSDPTNPPILIFPEGTCINNTSVMQFKKGSFEVGGVIYPVAIKYDPRFGDAFWNSSRYSMIHYLYMMMSSWAIVCDVWYLPPMYREEGESSIDFANRVKSVIARQGGLVDLQWDGQLKRMKPKKEWREKQQEEFSKRLKIE from the exons ATGGCGCTGTTCATGTCAGTCGTATCTTTTGCATGTTCACTTTTATTAACGCCGTTTCTTATGTTTTTACTTGCAATAATATTTCTTGCATCAATTGGAAAGTCACTAggaattagaaaattatatattaaaattcttcTAGCATTATTtgag TTTGGCagacaaaatattgaaaatgttaGACGTGAAAAAGCATATTTAGAAACAAATTGTGAAAGTGAAGATGAAGGAGGTGGGCTATCACCAACAAGTGATTATCCAAAatctgatttattaaaaaaacaaatgttacAACAAAATGGAACAGCGAGAAATGTTGTTATTGCAAGAAGCAAAGATCTTATTCTAAGCCCAGATCCATCATCAAAAGAAAATGGTAATTGcaaaaatgttgataaaactGATAGCATTACAAAAGACGAAGag CATACACTACATCCTCAAAAATCATTTGAGACATTACAAACAGTATTTGATCCTGCTTTTTGTCTGGACTACATTAAAGCTGGTGTCGAGGCAATTATTGAAGATGAAGTTACATCAAGATTTGAAGCTGAAGAGCTTAAA aATTGGAATTTACTTACTCGGACAAATAGACAATATGAATTTATATCCTGGAAATTGACTGTCATATGGATGTGTGGATTTTTCATGCGTTATTGCTTTCTCCTTCCATTGAGAATACTCATTTGCTTCGTTGGA GTAATGTATCTTATGACAGCAACATTTGTGATTGGTTTTTTACCACGTGGAAGATTTAGAGCATTGGTATACGATCATGCATATCGTACATCATTTCGTATAATGGCAAGATCATTGTCAAGTATTATTACAATACATAATCCACAATATAAACCAAAACCTGGTGGTTTATGTACAGCTAATCATACAACAACATTTGATGTTTGCATCCTTTCTACAGAAACAACTTTCTCGTTG atTGGACAAAGACATGGTGGATTTTTGGGAATTTTACAAAGAGCACTTGCTCGTGCATCACCACATATTTGGTTTGAAAGATCAGAAGTTAAAGACAGAGAAGCTGTTACTAGaag actgAAGAAACACGTTTCAGATCCAACGAATCCACCGATATTAATATTTCCCGAGGgtacatgtataaataatacatcagtaatgcaatttaaaaaaggcAGCTTTGAAGTTGGTGGTGTAATTTATCCTGTAGCAATTAAG tatgaTCCAAGATTTGGAGATGCATTTTGGAACAGTAGTAGATATTCAATGATTCATTATCTCTACATGATGATGTCAAGTTGGGCAATTGTTTGTGATGTTTGGTATCTTCCACCAATGTACAGAGAAGAAGGTGAAAGTTCTATTGATTTTGCCAATCGTGTTAAATCAGTTATTGCAAGACAAGGAGGACTCGTTGATCTTCaatg ggaTGGTCAATTAAAAAGAATGAAACCCAAAAAAGAATGGAGAGAAAAACAACAAGAAGAATTTAGTAAACGACTCAAGATTGAGTAA
- the LOC122848581 gene encoding glycerol-3-phosphate acyltransferase 3 isoform X3, translating to MALFMSVVSFACSLLLTPFLMFLLAIIFLASIGKSLGIRKLYIKILLALFEFGRQNIENVRREKAYLETNCESEDEGGGLSPTSDYPKSDLLKKQMLQQNGTARNVVIARSKDLILSPDPSSKENGNCKNVDKTDSITKDEEHTLHPQKSFETLQTVFDPAFCLDYIKAGVEAIIEDEVTSRFEAEELKNWNLLTRTNRQYEFISWKLTVIWMCGFFMRYCFLLPLRILICFVGVMWLTVCTAVVGYVPESNFKRWLNYKVSIMCFAVLSSALSSVITYHNSDNRPVRGICVANHTSPIDVLVLMCDNCYSLIGQRHGGFLGILQRALARASPHIWFERSEVKDREAVTRRLKKHVSDPTNPPILIFPEGTCINNTSVMQFKKGSFEVGGVIYPVAIKYDPRFGDAFWNSSRYSMIHYLYMMMSSWAIVCDVWYLPPMYREEGESSIDFANRVKSVIARQGGLVDLQWDGQLKRMKPKKEWREKQQEEFSKRLKIE from the exons ATGGCGCTGTTCATGTCAGTCGTATCTTTTGCATGTTCACTTTTATTAACGCCGTTTCTTATGTTTTTACTTGCAATAATATTTCTTGCATCAATTGGAAAGTCACTAggaattagaaaattatatattaaaattcttcTAGCATTATTtgag TTTGGCagacaaaatattgaaaatgttaGACGTGAAAAAGCATATTTAGAAACAAATTGTGAAAGTGAAGATGAAGGAGGTGGGCTATCACCAACAAGTGATTATCCAAAatctgatttattaaaaaaacaaatgttacAACAAAATGGAACAGCGAGAAATGTTGTTATTGCAAGAAGCAAAGATCTTATTCTAAGCCCAGATCCATCATCAAAAGAAAATGGTAATTGcaaaaatgttgataaaactGATAGCATTACAAAAGACGAAGag CATACACTACATCCTCAAAAATCATTTGAGACATTACAAACAGTATTTGATCCTGCTTTTTGTCTGGACTACATTAAAGCTGGTGTCGAGGCAATTATTGAAGATGAAGTTACATCAAGATTTGAAGCTGAAGAGCTTAAA aATTGGAATTTACTTACTCGGACAAATAGACAATATGAATTTATATCCTGGAAATTGACTGTCATATGGATGTGTGGATTTTTCATGCGTTATTGCTTTCTCCTTCCATTGAGAATACTCATTTGCTTCGTTGGA GTGATGTGGTTGACAGTATGTACAGCAGTTGTTGGCTATGTACCAGAAAGTAATTTCAAACGTTGGCTTAACTACAAAGTATCTATAATGTGTTTTGCTGTATTATCCAGTGCCTTGTCATCAGTTATCACTTATCACAATTCTGATAATCGACCAGTCAGAGGCATTTGCGTCGCTAATCATACATCACCCATTGATGTTTTAGTACTCATGTGTGATAATTGCTATTCATTG atTGGACAAAGACATGGTGGATTTTTGGGAATTTTACAAAGAGCACTTGCTCGTGCATCACCACATATTTGGTTTGAAAGATCAGAAGTTAAAGACAGAGAAGCTGTTACTAGaag actgAAGAAACACGTTTCAGATCCAACGAATCCACCGATATTAATATTTCCCGAGGgtacatgtataaataatacatcagtaatgcaatttaaaaaaggcAGCTTTGAAGTTGGTGGTGTAATTTATCCTGTAGCAATTAAG tatgaTCCAAGATTTGGAGATGCATTTTGGAACAGTAGTAGATATTCAATGATTCATTATCTCTACATGATGATGTCAAGTTGGGCAATTGTTTGTGATGTTTGGTATCTTCCACCAATGTACAGAGAAGAAGGTGAAAGTTCTATTGATTTTGCCAATCGTGTTAAATCAGTTATTGCAAGACAAGGAGGACTCGTTGATCTTCaatg ggaTGGTCAATTAAAAAGAATGAAACCCAAAAAAGAATGGAGAGAAAAACAACAAGAAGAATTTAGTAAACGACTCAAGATTGAGTAA
- the LOC122848583 gene encoding 39S ribosomal protein L43, mitochondrial — protein sequence MSNHSLIVNSGFLRAPLANGIGRYVGQLQRITLKFCKSHGTSRGLRDFLENDLVDFAKQNPGVVVYVKPRRHRTPVVVAEYLNGERQWLHVKNFPREDVVKWIELLKTQSKDGSAMRLRKMFHTEFPSIQGPWTPMTFKDPKSNLLKFPNNDIGAAPKRAKTATEILLELHKAQKEQEQSAKIQNELSG from the exons atgtcAAATCACAGTTTAATTGTTAACTCTGGTTTTCTTCGTGCACCCTTAGCCAATGGAATTGGCAGATACGTTGGACAATTGCAAAGAATAACATTAAAGTTTTGCAAAAGTCATGGAACAAGTAGAGGATTGAG agaTTTTTTGGAAAATGATCTTGTTGATTTTGCTAAGCAAAATCCAGGTGTTGTTGTCTATGTCAAGCCAAGAAGACACAGAactcctgttgttgttgctgaatatc taaatggAGAAAGACAATGGCttcatgttaaaaattttccacGTGAGGATGTTGTCAAATGGATTGAATTGTTGAAGACACAATCGAAAGATGGATCAGCTATGAGATTACGTAAAATGTTTCACACTGAGTTCCCAAGTATTCAAGGACCCTGGACACCCATGACATTCAAGGATCCCAAATCAAATCTTCTTAAATTCCCTAAT aATGATATTGGTGCTGCACCCAAAAGAGCTAAAACAGCCACAGAAATATTGCTGGAACTCCATAAAGCTCAAAAAGAACAAGAACAATCtgcaaaaattcaaaatgaattatctggttaa
- the LOC122848584 gene encoding pre-mRNA-splicing factor RBM22, producing the protein MAMSKTTNTYNRQNWEDAEFPILCQTCLGDNPYIRMTKEKYGKECKICVRPFTVFRWCPGARMRFKKTELCQTCSRLKNVCQTCLLDLEYGLPIQVRDAALKIKDDLPRSEVNKEYYVQNIDKEISNIDPTTPAGAVGKSIAASDLLMKLARTSPYYKRNRPHICSFWVKGECRRGEECPYRHEKPTDPDDPLADQNIKDRYYGVNDPVADKLMRRAAAMPKLEPPEDKSITTLYIGNLGDVLTEKQLRDHFYQYGEIRTVTMVPRQQCAFIQYTSRDDAEDAAERTFNKIILGGRRLTIKWGRSQGRQAISAVETSREILEPVPGLPGALPPPPENIGNNFFNLQSTSGMMPPMMAIPPPPVAPQFMFPSQIPSPASATSAAAVAAVPSQIFPPGTAPIHYPSQDPSRMGASQGIGKPWPED; encoded by the exons ATGGCTATgtcaaaaacaacaaacacTTACAATCGACAAAATTGGGAAGATGCT GAATTTCCAATATTGTGTCAAACATGTCTTGGAGATAATCCATATATTCGTATG actaaagaaaaatatggcAAAGAATGCAAAATTTGTGTACGTCCATTTACAGTATTCAGATGGTGTCCAGGTGCAAGAATGCGTTTTAAGAAAACAGAACTTTGTCAAACATGTAgtagattaaaaaatgtttgtcaAACTTGTCTTCTTGATTTGGAATATGGTTTACCAATTCAAGTACGTGATGCAGctcttaaaataaaagatgatTTACCAAGATCAGAAGTTAATAAAGAATATTATGTACAAAATATTGACAAAGAAATAAGTAATATTGATCCAACAACACCTGCTGGTGCTGTTGGTAAATCAATAGCAGCAAgtgatttattaatgaaattagcACGTACAAGTCCATATTATAAACGTAATCGTCCTCATATATGTTCATTTTGGGTAAAAGGTGAATGTAGAAGAGGTGAAGAATGTCCATATCGTCATGAAAAACCAACAGATCCAGATGATCCATTGGCTgatcaaaatattaaagatcGTTATTATGGTGTTAATGATCCAGTTGCTGATAAATTAATGAGAAGAGCAGCAGCAATGCCAAAATTAGAACCACCAGAAGATAAATCAATAACAACTTTATATATTGGTAATTTGGGTGATGTATTAACTGAAAAACAATTACgtgatcatttttatcaatatggAGAAATAAGAACAGTTACAATGGTACCACGACAACAGTGTgcatttattcaatatacatCAAGAGATGATGCTGAGGATGCTGCTGAAagaacatttaataaaataatattaggaGGAAGAAGATTAACAATTAAATGGGGAAGATCACAAGGAAGACAAGCAATATCAGCTGTTGAAACATCAAGAGAAATTCTTGAACCAGTACCTGGTTTACCTGGTgcattaccaccaccaccagaaaatattggaaataattttttcaatttacaatcAACATCTGGTATGATGCCACCAATGATGGCtataccaccaccaccagttGCACCACAATTTATGTTTCCATCACAAATACCATCACCAGCATCAGCAACATCAGCAGCAGCAGTTGCAGCAGTACCATCACAAATATTTCCACCTGGTACTGCACCAATACATTATCCAAGTCAAGATCCATCAAGAATGGGTGCAAGTCAAGGTATTGGAAAACCTTGGCCAgaagattaa
- the LOC122848585 gene encoding 39S ribosomal protein L47, mitochondrial: MAGFANMNRLTGSITSLTKLLTNLTVSSSLVINNTTKCVVPRICMSQVSCISTTPKNNDLMEFFDAEKYWGAKVVKVGRSWLKDELRLKSNEDLHKLWYILLKEKNMLLTMEHACKEAFEYFPSPERLDKVEESMENLETVVRERNIAYHQLETGESGERKARIVYNQLGTRMAYRSLQHVMPQFMNTSWQKRHIFRFGGRAVAKFRRRYHEKLFLEKRKARQREQNAVKLILQQNKDVDMDAIKEKYPSVDLERLKHTKYAQGHFIRHFK, translated from the exons atggcaGGTTTTGCAAATATGAATCGTTTGACCGGTTCAATAACaagtttaacaaaattattaacaaatctTACTGTGTCATCTTCTCtcgttataaataatacaacaaaatgTGTTGTTCCAAg aaTATGTATGAGTCAAGTGTCATGTATCAGTACAAcaccaaaaaataatgatttaatggAATTTTTTGATGCTGAAAAATATTGGGGAGCTAAAGTTGTTAAAGTTGGACGTTCATGGCTTAAAGATGAGTTGAGATTAAAAAGCAATGAAGATCTTCATAAACTTTG gtatatattgttgaaagaaaaaaatatgctgtTAACAATGGAACATGCATGCAAAGAAgcatttgaatattttccaaGTCCAGAAAGACTTGACAAAGTTGAAGAGAGCATGGAAAATCTTGAGACAGTTGTACGTGAAAGAAATATTGCATATCATCAATTAGAAACTGGTGAATCTGGTGAACGAAAAGCTAGAATTGTTTATAATCAACTTGGTACACGTATGGCATACAGATCACTTCAGCATGTTATGCCACAATTTATGAATACATCATGGCAAAAAAGGCATATATTTAGATTTGGAGGACGTGCTGTTGCGAAATTCCGTAGACgttatcatgaaaaattattcttggaaaaaagaaaagcaaGACA aCGTGAACAAAATgcagttaaattaattttacaacaaaacaAAGATGTTGATATGGATgcaatcaaagaaaaatatcctAGTGTTGATCTTGAAAGATTAAAACACACCAAGTATGCCCAGGGTCATTTTATACGtcattttaaatga
- the LOC122848581 gene encoding glycerol-3-phosphate acyltransferase 3 isoform X1 gives MALFMSVVSFACSLLLTPFLMFLLAIIFLASIGKSLGIRKLYIKILLALFEFGRQNIENVRREKAYLETNCESEDEGGGLSPTSDYPKSDLLKKQMLQQNGTARNVVIARSKDLILSPDPSSKENGNCKNVDKTDSITKDEEHTLHPQKSFETLQTVFDPAFCLDYIKAGVEAIIEDEVTSRFEAEELKNWNLLTRTNRQYEFISWKLTVIWMCGFFMRYCFLLPLRILICFVGVMYLMTATFVIGFLPRGRFRALVYDHAYRTSFRIMARSLSSIITIHNPQYKPKPGGLCTANHTTTFDVCILSTETTFSLVMWLTVCTAVVGYVPESNFKRWLNYKVSIMCFAVLSSALSSVITYHNSDNRPVRGICVANHTSPIDVLVLMCDNCYSLIGQRHGGFLGILQRALARASPHIWFERSEVKDREAVTRRLKKHVSDPTNPPILIFPEGTCINNTSVMQFKKGSFEVGGVIYPVAIKYDPRFGDAFWNSSRYSMIHYLYMMMSSWAIVCDVWYLPPMYREEGESSIDFANRVKSVIARQGGLVDLQWDGQLKRMKPKKEWREKQQEEFSKRLKIE, from the exons ATGGCGCTGTTCATGTCAGTCGTATCTTTTGCATGTTCACTTTTATTAACGCCGTTTCTTATGTTTTTACTTGCAATAATATTTCTTGCATCAATTGGAAAGTCACTAggaattagaaaattatatattaaaattcttcTAGCATTATTtgag TTTGGCagacaaaatattgaaaatgttaGACGTGAAAAAGCATATTTAGAAACAAATTGTGAAAGTGAAGATGAAGGAGGTGGGCTATCACCAACAAGTGATTATCCAAAatctgatttattaaaaaaacaaatgttacAACAAAATGGAACAGCGAGAAATGTTGTTATTGCAAGAAGCAAAGATCTTATTCTAAGCCCAGATCCATCATCAAAAGAAAATGGTAATTGcaaaaatgttgataaaactGATAGCATTACAAAAGACGAAGag CATACACTACATCCTCAAAAATCATTTGAGACATTACAAACAGTATTTGATCCTGCTTTTTGTCTGGACTACATTAAAGCTGGTGTCGAGGCAATTATTGAAGATGAAGTTACATCAAGATTTGAAGCTGAAGAGCTTAAA aATTGGAATTTACTTACTCGGACAAATAGACAATATGAATTTATATCCTGGAAATTGACTGTCATATGGATGTGTGGATTTTTCATGCGTTATTGCTTTCTCCTTCCATTGAGAATACTCATTTGCTTCGTTGGA GTAATGTATCTTATGACAGCAACATTTGTGATTGGTTTTTTACCACGTGGAAGATTTAGAGCATTGGTATACGATCATGCATATCGTACATCATTTCGTATAATGGCAAGATCATTGTCAAGTATTATTACAATACATAATCCACAATATAAACCAAAACCTGGTGGTTTATGTACAGCTAATCATACAACAACATTTGATGTTTGCATCCTTTCTACAGAAACAACTTTCTCGTTG GTGATGTGGTTGACAGTATGTACAGCAGTTGTTGGCTATGTACCAGAAAGTAATTTCAAACGTTGGCTTAACTACAAAGTATCTATAATGTGTTTTGCTGTATTATCCAGTGCCTTGTCATCAGTTATCACTTATCACAATTCTGATAATCGACCAGTCAGAGGCATTTGCGTCGCTAATCATACATCACCCATTGATGTTTTAGTACTCATGTGTGATAATTGCTATTCATTG atTGGACAAAGACATGGTGGATTTTTGGGAATTTTACAAAGAGCACTTGCTCGTGCATCACCACATATTTGGTTTGAAAGATCAGAAGTTAAAGACAGAGAAGCTGTTACTAGaag actgAAGAAACACGTTTCAGATCCAACGAATCCACCGATATTAATATTTCCCGAGGgtacatgtataaataatacatcagtaatgcaatttaaaaaaggcAGCTTTGAAGTTGGTGGTGTAATTTATCCTGTAGCAATTAAG tatgaTCCAAGATTTGGAGATGCATTTTGGAACAGTAGTAGATATTCAATGATTCATTATCTCTACATGATGATGTCAAGTTGGGCAATTGTTTGTGATGTTTGGTATCTTCCACCAATGTACAGAGAAGAAGGTGAAAGTTCTATTGATTTTGCCAATCGTGTTAAATCAGTTATTGCAAGACAAGGAGGACTCGTTGATCTTCaatg ggaTGGTCAATTAAAAAGAATGAAACCCAAAAAAGAATGGAGAGAAAAACAACAAGAAGAATTTAGTAAACGACTCAAGATTGAGTAA